Proteins co-encoded in one Populus trichocarpa isolate Nisqually-1 chromosome 10, P.trichocarpa_v4.1, whole genome shotgun sequence genomic window:
- the LOC7459057 gene encoding DNA polymerase lambda isoform X4 codes for MLRGVQILRNKNSSTRIRHIFQCSYEAKQALLQQLDGQLLKRFKPRVLLYQWLEDSLRSGEKVSEDQYHLLVDMEGENTKDKSLVLKLVNENTSSADELSPHNEKIKSDVKKFKSDAENKGLSEVPNSPGSSDSSPLSQTLTNPIPSSTLHSDLSLPYSPPDLNRSITEIFGKLINIYRALGDDRRSFSYYKAIPVVEKLPFKIESADQVKDLPGIGKSMQDHKIMGATGCMQIQEIVTTGKLSKLEHFETDEKVRTISLFGEVWGIGPATALKFYEKGHRTLEDLKNEDSLTHSQKLGLKYFDDIKTRIPRHEVQEMELLLQKTGEEILPGVDILCGGSYRRGKASCGDLDIVITHPDGKSHKGFLTRYVKRLKDMKFLREDLIFSTHSEEGTDSGVDTYFGLCTYPGRELRHRIDFKVYPRDIYAFGLVAWTGNDVLNRRLRLLAESKGYRLDDTGLFPATQASGGKRGARASASLRFDNEKEVFDFLGFPWLEPHERNL; via the exons ATGTTGAGAGGGGTTCAAATCTTACGCAATAAGAACAGCAGTACAAGGATTCGGCATATTTTTCAGTGCAGTTACGAGGCTAAACAG GCCCTTCTCCAACAATTGGATGGACAACTTCTAAAACGCTTTAAACCA AGGGTTCTCCTCTATCAATGGCTAGAGGACAGTTTGAGATCAGGGGAGAAAGTTTCCGAGGATCAATATCATCTTCTAGTTGACATGGAAGGAGAGAATACAAAAGACAAGTCTTTGGTTTTGAAATTAGTCAATGAGAACACTTCCAGTGCTGATGAACTGTCACCTCACaatgaaaagatcaaatctGATGTGAAGAAATTCAAATCAGATGCAGAAAATAAAGGTTTGTCTGAGGTGCCAAATAGTCCTGGAAGTTCTGACAGCTCACCTCTCTCACAAACCCTTACCAATCCAATACCCTCCAGTACTCTGCATTCAGAT TTATCTTTGCCCTACAGTCCACCTGATTTAAACAGGAGCATAACCGAGATATTTGGAAAACTCATCAACATATACAGGG CTTTGGGTGACGATAGAAGGTCATTCAGCTATTACAAGGCTATTCCTGTTGTTGAGAAGTTGCCATTTAAAATTGAGAGTGCAGACCAGGTCAAAGATTTGCCTGGCATAGGAAAGTCAATGCAGGATCAT AAGATTATGGGTGCCACTGGGTGTATGCAGATCCAGGAGATAGTTACTACTGGGAAATTATCCAAGTTGGAGCACTTTGAGACAGATGAAAAG GTACGGACGATTAGTTTATTTGGGGAAGTTTGGGGTATTGGTCCAGCCACGGCTCTAAAATTTTATGAGAAGGGTCATCGCACGCTGGAGGATCTGAAGAATGAAGATTCACTGACACATTCACAGAAGTTaggattaaaatattttgatgatattaagACGAGGATTCCACGCCATGAG GTTCAAGAAATGGAACTATTGCTACAGAAAACTGGTGAAGAGATTTTACCTGGG GTCGACATTTTATGTGGAGGATCATATAGACGTGGAAAAGCTTCTTGTGGTGATTTGGACATCGTGATCACGCACCCTGATGGGAAAAG TCATAAAGGTTTTCTAACAAGATACGTGAAGCGTTTAAAGGATATGAAATTCCTAAGAGAGGATTTGATTTTCAGTACTCACAGTGAGGAG GGTACTGATTCAGGTGTTGACACGTATTTTGGGCTTTGCACATATCCTGGGCGAGAACTGCGGCATCGAATAGACTTTAAG GTTTATCCAAGGGACATATATGCTTTTGGTCTAGTAGCATGGACAGGGAATGATGTATTAAACAGGAG GCTGAGACTGCTAGCAGAATCCAAAGGATATCGGCTTGATGATACTGGATTATTTCCAGCTACCCAGGCTTCAGGTGGCAAGCGA GGTGCAAGAGCTAGTGCAAGTCTGAGATTTGACAATGAAAAAGAGGTGTTTGATTTCCTAGGATTTCCTTGGCTTGAACCGCATGAAAGAAATCTATGA
- the LOC7459057 gene encoding DNA polymerase lambda isoform X1, giving the protein MAPKRKKSPSIDPQGIFSGMVVFLVETGVQSRRLQIWKQKLVQMGATTEERLSKKVTHVFAINSQALLQQLDGQLLKRFKPRVLLYQWLEDSLRSGEKVSEDQYHLLVDMEGENTKDKSLVLKLVNENTSSADELSPHNEKIKSDVKKFKSDAENKGLSEVPNSPGSSDSSPLSQTLTNPIPSSTLHSDLSLPYSPPDLNRSITEIFGKLINIYRALGDDRRSFSYYKAIPVVEKLPFKIESADQVKDLPGIGKSMQDHKIMGATGCMQIQEIVTTGKLSKLEHFETDEKVRTISLFGEVWGIGPATALKFYEKGHRTLEDLKNEDSLTHSQKLGLKYFDDIKTRIPRHEVQEMELLLQKTGEEILPGVDILCGGSYRRGKASCGDLDIVITHPDGKSHKGFLTRYVKRLKDMKFLREDLIFSTHSEEGTDSGVDTYFGLCTYPGRELRHRIDFKVYPRDIYAFGLVAWTGNDVLNRRLRLLAESKGYRLDDTGLFPATQASGGKRGARASASLRFDNEKEVFDFLGFPWLEPHERNL; this is encoded by the exons ATGGCGCCAAAGCGAAAGAAAAGTCCTTCAATCGATCCCCAGGGAATTTTCTCTGGAATGGTTGTGTTTTTGGTCGAAACTGGAGTCCAGTCACGTCGCttacag ATTTGGAAGCAGAAGCTGGTCCAAATGGGTGCTACTACTGAGGAGCGCTTATCAAAGAAAGTCACTCATGTTTTTGCTATTAATTCACAGGCCCTTCTCCAACAATTGGATGGACAACTTCTAAAACGCTTTAAACCA AGGGTTCTCCTCTATCAATGGCTAGAGGACAGTTTGAGATCAGGGGAGAAAGTTTCCGAGGATCAATATCATCTTCTAGTTGACATGGAAGGAGAGAATACAAAAGACAAGTCTTTGGTTTTGAAATTAGTCAATGAGAACACTTCCAGTGCTGATGAACTGTCACCTCACaatgaaaagatcaaatctGATGTGAAGAAATTCAAATCAGATGCAGAAAATAAAGGTTTGTCTGAGGTGCCAAATAGTCCTGGAAGTTCTGACAGCTCACCTCTCTCACAAACCCTTACCAATCCAATACCCTCCAGTACTCTGCATTCAGAT TTATCTTTGCCCTACAGTCCACCTGATTTAAACAGGAGCATAACCGAGATATTTGGAAAACTCATCAACATATACAGGG CTTTGGGTGACGATAGAAGGTCATTCAGCTATTACAAGGCTATTCCTGTTGTTGAGAAGTTGCCATTTAAAATTGAGAGTGCAGACCAGGTCAAAGATTTGCCTGGCATAGGAAAGTCAATGCAGGATCAT AAGATTATGGGTGCCACTGGGTGTATGCAGATCCAGGAGATAGTTACTACTGGGAAATTATCCAAGTTGGAGCACTTTGAGACAGATGAAAAG GTACGGACGATTAGTTTATTTGGGGAAGTTTGGGGTATTGGTCCAGCCACGGCTCTAAAATTTTATGAGAAGGGTCATCGCACGCTGGAGGATCTGAAGAATGAAGATTCACTGACACATTCACAGAAGTTaggattaaaatattttgatgatattaagACGAGGATTCCACGCCATGAG GTTCAAGAAATGGAACTATTGCTACAGAAAACTGGTGAAGAGATTTTACCTGGG GTCGACATTTTATGTGGAGGATCATATAGACGTGGAAAAGCTTCTTGTGGTGATTTGGACATCGTGATCACGCACCCTGATGGGAAAAG TCATAAAGGTTTTCTAACAAGATACGTGAAGCGTTTAAAGGATATGAAATTCCTAAGAGAGGATTTGATTTTCAGTACTCACAGTGAGGAG GGTACTGATTCAGGTGTTGACACGTATTTTGGGCTTTGCACATATCCTGGGCGAGAACTGCGGCATCGAATAGACTTTAAG GTTTATCCAAGGGACATATATGCTTTTGGTCTAGTAGCATGGACAGGGAATGATGTATTAAACAGGAG GCTGAGACTGCTAGCAGAATCCAAAGGATATCGGCTTGATGATACTGGATTATTTCCAGCTACCCAGGCTTCAGGTGGCAAGCGA GGTGCAAGAGCTAGTGCAAGTCTGAGATTTGACAATGAAAAAGAGGTGTTTGATTTCCTAGGATTTCCTTGGCTTGAACCGCATGAAAGAAATCTATGA
- the LOC7459057 gene encoding DNA polymerase lambda isoform X2, with protein sequence MAPKRKKSPSIDPQGIFSGMVVFLVETGVQSRRLQIWKQKLVQMGATTEERLSKKVTHVFAINSQALLQQLDGQLLKRFKPRVLLYQWLEDSLRSGEKVSEDQYHLLVDMEGENTKDKSLVLKLVNENTSSADELSPHNEKIKSDVKKFKSDAENKGLSEVPNSPGSSDSSPLSQTLTNPIPSSTLHSDLSLPYSPPDLNRSITEIFGKLINIYRALGDDRRSFSYYKAIPVVEKLPFKIESADQVKDLPGIGKSMQDHIQEIVTTGKLSKLEHFETDEKVRTISLFGEVWGIGPATALKFYEKGHRTLEDLKNEDSLTHSQKLGLKYFDDIKTRIPRHEVQEMELLLQKTGEEILPGVDILCGGSYRRGKASCGDLDIVITHPDGKSHKGFLTRYVKRLKDMKFLREDLIFSTHSEEGTDSGVDTYFGLCTYPGRELRHRIDFKVYPRDIYAFGLVAWTGNDVLNRRLRLLAESKGYRLDDTGLFPATQASGGKRGARASASLRFDNEKEVFDFLGFPWLEPHERNL encoded by the exons ATGGCGCCAAAGCGAAAGAAAAGTCCTTCAATCGATCCCCAGGGAATTTTCTCTGGAATGGTTGTGTTTTTGGTCGAAACTGGAGTCCAGTCACGTCGCttacag ATTTGGAAGCAGAAGCTGGTCCAAATGGGTGCTACTACTGAGGAGCGCTTATCAAAGAAAGTCACTCATGTTTTTGCTATTAATTCACAGGCCCTTCTCCAACAATTGGATGGACAACTTCTAAAACGCTTTAAACCA AGGGTTCTCCTCTATCAATGGCTAGAGGACAGTTTGAGATCAGGGGAGAAAGTTTCCGAGGATCAATATCATCTTCTAGTTGACATGGAAGGAGAGAATACAAAAGACAAGTCTTTGGTTTTGAAATTAGTCAATGAGAACACTTCCAGTGCTGATGAACTGTCACCTCACaatgaaaagatcaaatctGATGTGAAGAAATTCAAATCAGATGCAGAAAATAAAGGTTTGTCTGAGGTGCCAAATAGTCCTGGAAGTTCTGACAGCTCACCTCTCTCACAAACCCTTACCAATCCAATACCCTCCAGTACTCTGCATTCAGAT TTATCTTTGCCCTACAGTCCACCTGATTTAAACAGGAGCATAACCGAGATATTTGGAAAACTCATCAACATATACAGGG CTTTGGGTGACGATAGAAGGTCATTCAGCTATTACAAGGCTATTCCTGTTGTTGAGAAGTTGCCATTTAAAATTGAGAGTGCAGACCAGGTCAAAGATTTGCCTGGCATAGGAAAGTCAATGCAGGATCAT ATCCAGGAGATAGTTACTACTGGGAAATTATCCAAGTTGGAGCACTTTGAGACAGATGAAAAG GTACGGACGATTAGTTTATTTGGGGAAGTTTGGGGTATTGGTCCAGCCACGGCTCTAAAATTTTATGAGAAGGGTCATCGCACGCTGGAGGATCTGAAGAATGAAGATTCACTGACACATTCACAGAAGTTaggattaaaatattttgatgatattaagACGAGGATTCCACGCCATGAG GTTCAAGAAATGGAACTATTGCTACAGAAAACTGGTGAAGAGATTTTACCTGGG GTCGACATTTTATGTGGAGGATCATATAGACGTGGAAAAGCTTCTTGTGGTGATTTGGACATCGTGATCACGCACCCTGATGGGAAAAG TCATAAAGGTTTTCTAACAAGATACGTGAAGCGTTTAAAGGATATGAAATTCCTAAGAGAGGATTTGATTTTCAGTACTCACAGTGAGGAG GGTACTGATTCAGGTGTTGACACGTATTTTGGGCTTTGCACATATCCTGGGCGAGAACTGCGGCATCGAATAGACTTTAAG GTTTATCCAAGGGACATATATGCTTTTGGTCTAGTAGCATGGACAGGGAATGATGTATTAAACAGGAG GCTGAGACTGCTAGCAGAATCCAAAGGATATCGGCTTGATGATACTGGATTATTTCCAGCTACCCAGGCTTCAGGTGGCAAGCGA GGTGCAAGAGCTAGTGCAAGTCTGAGATTTGACAATGAAAAAGAGGTGTTTGATTTCCTAGGATTTCCTTGGCTTGAACCGCATGAAAGAAATCTATGA
- the LOC7459057 gene encoding DNA polymerase lambda isoform X3: MAPKRKKSPSIDPQGIFSGMVVFLVETGVQSRRLQALLQQLDGQLLKRFKPRVLLYQWLEDSLRSGEKVSEDQYHLLVDMEGENTKDKSLVLKLVNENTSSADELSPHNEKIKSDVKKFKSDAENKGLSEVPNSPGSSDSSPLSQTLTNPIPSSTLHSDLSLPYSPPDLNRSITEIFGKLINIYRALGDDRRSFSYYKAIPVVEKLPFKIESADQVKDLPGIGKSMQDHKIMGATGCMQIQEIVTTGKLSKLEHFETDEKVRTISLFGEVWGIGPATALKFYEKGHRTLEDLKNEDSLTHSQKLGLKYFDDIKTRIPRHEVQEMELLLQKTGEEILPGVDILCGGSYRRGKASCGDLDIVITHPDGKSHKGFLTRYVKRLKDMKFLREDLIFSTHSEEGTDSGVDTYFGLCTYPGRELRHRIDFKVYPRDIYAFGLVAWTGNDVLNRRLRLLAESKGYRLDDTGLFPATQASGGKRGARASASLRFDNEKEVFDFLGFPWLEPHERNL; encoded by the exons ATGGCGCCAAAGCGAAAGAAAAGTCCTTCAATCGATCCCCAGGGAATTTTCTCTGGAATGGTTGTGTTTTTGGTCGAAACTGGAGTCCAGTCACGTCGCttacag GCCCTTCTCCAACAATTGGATGGACAACTTCTAAAACGCTTTAAACCA AGGGTTCTCCTCTATCAATGGCTAGAGGACAGTTTGAGATCAGGGGAGAAAGTTTCCGAGGATCAATATCATCTTCTAGTTGACATGGAAGGAGAGAATACAAAAGACAAGTCTTTGGTTTTGAAATTAGTCAATGAGAACACTTCCAGTGCTGATGAACTGTCACCTCACaatgaaaagatcaaatctGATGTGAAGAAATTCAAATCAGATGCAGAAAATAAAGGTTTGTCTGAGGTGCCAAATAGTCCTGGAAGTTCTGACAGCTCACCTCTCTCACAAACCCTTACCAATCCAATACCCTCCAGTACTCTGCATTCAGAT TTATCTTTGCCCTACAGTCCACCTGATTTAAACAGGAGCATAACCGAGATATTTGGAAAACTCATCAACATATACAGGG CTTTGGGTGACGATAGAAGGTCATTCAGCTATTACAAGGCTATTCCTGTTGTTGAGAAGTTGCCATTTAAAATTGAGAGTGCAGACCAGGTCAAAGATTTGCCTGGCATAGGAAAGTCAATGCAGGATCAT AAGATTATGGGTGCCACTGGGTGTATGCAGATCCAGGAGATAGTTACTACTGGGAAATTATCCAAGTTGGAGCACTTTGAGACAGATGAAAAG GTACGGACGATTAGTTTATTTGGGGAAGTTTGGGGTATTGGTCCAGCCACGGCTCTAAAATTTTATGAGAAGGGTCATCGCACGCTGGAGGATCTGAAGAATGAAGATTCACTGACACATTCACAGAAGTTaggattaaaatattttgatgatattaagACGAGGATTCCACGCCATGAG GTTCAAGAAATGGAACTATTGCTACAGAAAACTGGTGAAGAGATTTTACCTGGG GTCGACATTTTATGTGGAGGATCATATAGACGTGGAAAAGCTTCTTGTGGTGATTTGGACATCGTGATCACGCACCCTGATGGGAAAAG TCATAAAGGTTTTCTAACAAGATACGTGAAGCGTTTAAAGGATATGAAATTCCTAAGAGAGGATTTGATTTTCAGTACTCACAGTGAGGAG GGTACTGATTCAGGTGTTGACACGTATTTTGGGCTTTGCACATATCCTGGGCGAGAACTGCGGCATCGAATAGACTTTAAG GTTTATCCAAGGGACATATATGCTTTTGGTCTAGTAGCATGGACAGGGAATGATGTATTAAACAGGAG GCTGAGACTGCTAGCAGAATCCAAAGGATATCGGCTTGATGATACTGGATTATTTCCAGCTACCCAGGCTTCAGGTGGCAAGCGA GGTGCAAGAGCTAGTGCAAGTCTGAGATTTGACAATGAAAAAGAGGTGTTTGATTTCCTAGGATTTCCTTGGCTTGAACCGCATGAAAGAAATCTATGA
- the LOC7462467 gene encoding protein PLASTID REDOX INSENSITIVE 2, chloroplastic — protein sequence MASCSKALFSSKLDICSPFSSRPPLSLLPNFSSSFSSTTFFAFGQLKERSLRYSSDLQPSSSIINKAQTQPRRHICRAAEYKFPDPIPEFAVAETEKFKTHLSKKLTKKDIYGDSLEEVVGICTEIFSTFLHAEYGGPGTLLVTPFIDMADTVNEQGLPGGPEAARVAVKWAQAHVDNDWKEWTGGDSN from the exons ATGGCTTCTTGCAGCAAAGCtctcttttcttcaaaattagaTATATGCTCTCCTTTCTCTTCTCGTCCTCCTCTTTCACTCCTCcccaacttttcttcttctttttcttcaactaCTTTCTTTGCATTCGGTCAGTTAAAAGAAAGAAGTCTAAGATACTCCTCTGATCTACAACCCTCCTCCTCAATCATCAACAAAGCACAGACACAGCCAAGAAGACACATTTGCAGAGCAGCTGAATACAAATTCCCAGATCCAATTCCCGAATTTGCTGTTGCT GAGACAGAAAAGTTTAAGACCCATCTGTCCAAAAAGCTTACGAAGAAAGATATTTACGGAGACTCGCTTGAAGAAGTTGTAGGAATCTGCACTGAG ATATTCAGTACCTTCTTGCATGCAGAGTACGGTGGTCCTGGAACACTGTTGGTCACACCTTTTATTGATATGGCTGATACTGTGAATGAGCAGGGGTTACCTGGAGGACCTGAAGCTGCACGTGTAGCTGTCAAATGGGCCCAAGCTCATGTTGACAATGACTGGAAAGAATGGACTGGTGGTGACAGTAATTAA
- the LOC7462616 gene encoding uncharacterized protein LOC7462616 isoform X1 yields MNCLSRLSSYTASIFGRTSHFIATTATNSHQSWIPFWRRSCVHPGLHLEFLSTRFRVQCYSSRKPSLKASVKKKKDPQPTTVMDHENDAFFVVRKGDVVGVYKNFADCQAQVGSSICDPPVSVYKGYSLSKDSEAYLVSHGLQNALYTVRAADLKEDLFGVLMPCPFQQPASSDAETLKNDTKKRSREVLGSEITDTAGSTSMMSKHANLDTQAECQAQNSNSRSCLLEFDGASKGNPGQAGAGAVLRTDDGSLICRLREGLGIATNNMAEYRAILLGMKYALQKGYTKIQVKGDSKLVCMQIQGSWKAKHVNITNLCTEAKKLKNSFLSFHISHVLREFNSEADAQANLAVHLADGEVQEEFE; encoded by the exons ATGAACTGCTTATCACGCTTGTCTTCATATACCGCTTCTATATTTGGAAGAACAAGCCATTTCATTGCAACAACTGCTACCAATTCACACCAATCTTGGATTCCCTTTTGGAGAAGGAGCTGTGTACATCCTGGTCTCCATTTAGAATTTCTCTCCACCAGATTTCGCGTCCAGTGCTACTCGTCTCGAAAACCGAGTTTAAAAGCTTCGgttaagaaaaagaaggatCCTCAGCCAACAACAGTTATGGACCATGAGAATGATGCTTTCTTTGTTGTGCGGAAAGGAGATGTTGTTGGTGTTTATAAGAATTTTGCTGATTGTCAGGCTCAAGTTGGATCTTCG ATATGCGACCCTCCTGTCAGTGTCTACAAAGGGTACTCGCTATCCAAGGACTCTGAGGCCTATCTTGTTTCCCATGGGCTTCAGAATGCATTATATACTGTCAGAGCTGCAGATCTGAAAGAGGACCTTTTTGGTGTGCTCATGCCTTGCCCTTTCCAG CAACCTGCTTCTTCTGATgctgaaacattaaaaaatgatacaaaaaagAGATCACGGGAAGTCCTGGGATCAGAAATCACA GACACAGCTGGATCAACATCTATGATGAGTAAGCATGCCAATTTGGATACTCAAGCTGAGTGTCAAGCACAGAATTCCAATAGT AGATCCTGTCTTCTTGAGTTTGATGGTGCTTCAAAAGGAAATCCTGGACAAGCCGGGGCAGGAGCTGTCCTACGAACTGATGATGGAAGCTTG ATCTGCAGATTACGGGAAGGACTGGGCATAGCAACCAACAATATGGCTGAATATCGAGCCATCTTATTGGGAATGAAGTATGCTCTTCAGAAAGGTTATacaaaaattcaagtaaaaggCGATTCCAAGCTTGTCTGTATGCAG ATTCAGGGTTCATGGAAGGCCAAACATGTGAACATCACCAACTTGTGCACAGAAGCTAAAAAGCTGAAGaatagttttctttcttttcacatcaGTCATGTTCTACGG GAATTTAATTCTGAGGCTGATGCTCAAGCGAACCTGGCCGTCCATCTAGCTG ATGGTGAAGTTCAAGAGGAGTTTGAGTAG
- the LOC7462616 gene encoding uncharacterized protein LOC7462616 isoform X3, with translation MNCLSRLSSYTASIFGRTSHFIATTATNSHQSWIPFWRRSCVHPGLHLEFLSTRFRVQCYSSRKPSLKASVKKKKDPQPTTVMDHENDAFFVVRKGDVVGVYKNFADCQAQVGSSICDPPVSVYKGYSLSKDSEAYLVSHGLQNALYTVRAADLKEDLFGVLMPCPFQDTAGSTSMMSKHANLDTQAECQAQNSNSRSCLLEFDGASKGNPGQAGAGAVLRTDDGSLICRLREGLGIATNNMAEYRAILLGMKYALQKGYTKIQVKGDSKLVCMQIQGSWKAKHVNITNLCTEAKKLKNSFLSFHISHVLREFNSEADAQANLAVHLADGEVQEEFE, from the exons ATGAACTGCTTATCACGCTTGTCTTCATATACCGCTTCTATATTTGGAAGAACAAGCCATTTCATTGCAACAACTGCTACCAATTCACACCAATCTTGGATTCCCTTTTGGAGAAGGAGCTGTGTACATCCTGGTCTCCATTTAGAATTTCTCTCCACCAGATTTCGCGTCCAGTGCTACTCGTCTCGAAAACCGAGTTTAAAAGCTTCGgttaagaaaaagaaggatCCTCAGCCAACAACAGTTATGGACCATGAGAATGATGCTTTCTTTGTTGTGCGGAAAGGAGATGTTGTTGGTGTTTATAAGAATTTTGCTGATTGTCAGGCTCAAGTTGGATCTTCG ATATGCGACCCTCCTGTCAGTGTCTACAAAGGGTACTCGCTATCCAAGGACTCTGAGGCCTATCTTGTTTCCCATGGGCTTCAGAATGCATTATATACTGTCAGAGCTGCAGATCTGAAAGAGGACCTTTTTGGTGTGCTCATGCCTTGCCCTTTCCAG GACACAGCTGGATCAACATCTATGATGAGTAAGCATGCCAATTTGGATACTCAAGCTGAGTGTCAAGCACAGAATTCCAATAGT AGATCCTGTCTTCTTGAGTTTGATGGTGCTTCAAAAGGAAATCCTGGACAAGCCGGGGCAGGAGCTGTCCTACGAACTGATGATGGAAGCTTG ATCTGCAGATTACGGGAAGGACTGGGCATAGCAACCAACAATATGGCTGAATATCGAGCCATCTTATTGGGAATGAAGTATGCTCTTCAGAAAGGTTATacaaaaattcaagtaaaaggCGATTCCAAGCTTGTCTGTATGCAG ATTCAGGGTTCATGGAAGGCCAAACATGTGAACATCACCAACTTGTGCACAGAAGCTAAAAAGCTGAAGaatagttttctttcttttcacatcaGTCATGTTCTACGG GAATTTAATTCTGAGGCTGATGCTCAAGCGAACCTGGCCGTCCATCTAGCTG ATGGTGAAGTTCAAGAGGAGTTTGAGTAG
- the LOC7462616 gene encoding uncharacterized protein LOC7462616 isoform X2 has protein sequence MNCLSRLSSYTASIFGRTSHFIATTATNSHQSWIPFWRRSCVHPGLHLEFLSTRFRVQCYSSRKPSLKASVKKKKDPQPTTVMDHENDAFFVVRKGDVVGVYKNFADCQAQVGSSICDPPVSVYKGYSLSKDSEAYLVSHGLQNALYTVRAADLKEDLFGVLMPCPFQQPASSDAETLKNDTKKRSREVLGSEITDTAGSTSMMSKHANLDTQAECQAQNSNSRSCLLEFDGASKGNPGQAGAGAVLRTDDGSLICRLREGLGIATNNMAEYRAILLGMKYALQKGYTKIQVKGDSKLVCMQIQGSWKAKHVNITNLCTEAKKLKNSFLSFHISHVLRKDVCYAMLAPSE, from the exons ATGAACTGCTTATCACGCTTGTCTTCATATACCGCTTCTATATTTGGAAGAACAAGCCATTTCATTGCAACAACTGCTACCAATTCACACCAATCTTGGATTCCCTTTTGGAGAAGGAGCTGTGTACATCCTGGTCTCCATTTAGAATTTCTCTCCACCAGATTTCGCGTCCAGTGCTACTCGTCTCGAAAACCGAGTTTAAAAGCTTCGgttaagaaaaagaaggatCCTCAGCCAACAACAGTTATGGACCATGAGAATGATGCTTTCTTTGTTGTGCGGAAAGGAGATGTTGTTGGTGTTTATAAGAATTTTGCTGATTGTCAGGCTCAAGTTGGATCTTCG ATATGCGACCCTCCTGTCAGTGTCTACAAAGGGTACTCGCTATCCAAGGACTCTGAGGCCTATCTTGTTTCCCATGGGCTTCAGAATGCATTATATACTGTCAGAGCTGCAGATCTGAAAGAGGACCTTTTTGGTGTGCTCATGCCTTGCCCTTTCCAG CAACCTGCTTCTTCTGATgctgaaacattaaaaaatgatacaaaaaagAGATCACGGGAAGTCCTGGGATCAGAAATCACA GACACAGCTGGATCAACATCTATGATGAGTAAGCATGCCAATTTGGATACTCAAGCTGAGTGTCAAGCACAGAATTCCAATAGT AGATCCTGTCTTCTTGAGTTTGATGGTGCTTCAAAAGGAAATCCTGGACAAGCCGGGGCAGGAGCTGTCCTACGAACTGATGATGGAAGCTTG ATCTGCAGATTACGGGAAGGACTGGGCATAGCAACCAACAATATGGCTGAATATCGAGCCATCTTATTGGGAATGAAGTATGCTCTTCAGAAAGGTTATacaaaaattcaagtaaaaggCGATTCCAAGCTTGTCTGTATGCAG ATTCAGGGTTCATGGAAGGCCAAACATGTGAACATCACCAACTTGTGCACAGAAGCTAAAAAGCTGAAGaatagttttctttcttttcacatcaGTCATGTTCTACGG AAGGACGTATGCTATGCCATGCTGGCTCCTTCAGAATGA